The nucleotide window ACAACCCATTCTTAAATGAATACCTCAAACTAATGAAGCATACTGGACTCAGTCCCTTTATATACACACTGGTCTTTGTGGACCAGTACATGGGAAATGAACACTTGTTCACGGTGAAAATGTCAAGCTCATTGTCAAGGACTGTGGATGATAACATAATACAGGTACAGCGTATTCCATGCCAAGTCATTCACATGTTGGTTGTTGACAGAGCCACAGGACAGTCAAACCTGTTACTTAGTTCTAAACTAGGTCATCTTCATCTTGTGTGGCTAAGCTTGCAAAAACCCATGTGTGCAGGTTGATGCTCTCTGTGATATAGTGGGTCATTAATGTGTGATAGAGAGGCTGTGTTGTTAGCGGGAATAACAGCTCGAGCATGTGTATAACCTCAGCGTCCCCTGATAACCAGTGTATTCACACCTGTGTGGCGTGTTCACCTGGTAGAGCCTCTGTTACAGTGTAATGTGTCTACAGTGTTTAGGCGTCAAGCGTCTGACCACTCAGAGTAAAATTCAAACGTTTGCCCCTGTGCCTTTTAAATTACGATGAATGTAAttatatggacaggggggacctgattctAGATCACAACTCCAATTGTGAGATCCTTGATACATATGGCCCCCGAGGGCTTCCTGTGTTGGCCCTGCGGTCTTTTATCACGGCCCAGCATCTCTAATGgatctctcgctgtctctttccCGAGCAGCCTTTGTTCTCAGAACAACCTCATGAAATGTTAATGCATGGCCTGGGATGGAATGTCACcctcactttctccctctctttcttcccccccCATTCCCAATCCCTTTTtcttctctacttctctcctctATCAACTTCACcccctttttctttttttccaaTCTACCTATTTTGGTGTTACaaccttcatctctctctctctcccccccccttttccccccatcccccccccccccccccccctctctcctgcagGATGTTTGACGTGGGCGGCCAGCgctcagagaggaagaagtggaTCCATTGTTTTGAAGGAGTCACATCCATTATCTTCTGTGTTGCGCTGAGTGCTTATGACCTGGTGCTGgctgaggatgaggagatggTGAGGAGGAAGAGTCACCTATCCTATTATATTTCTAGGATCCACACATTTTCAACTGGTCACATGTTACTGGTCATCATGTCATTATGATGTGGGTTACACAGAACatccatatactgtacatattatAAAGCATATGTTACTAATCtacataatatactgtatgtgcacTGGAGTAGGCTATTTGATTAGATAGATTAGATTAGTTATTTTATAAGGGTATGAATGTAAATggtgtcatttattgattttataggggtgtaaatgtaattaataatcaaatcaaatattatttgtcacacgcttcatagacaacaggtgtagactaacagtgaaatgtttacttacgggtccatttccaacaatgcagagttaaagataagattatatatatatatactgtatacactacatgaccaaaagtatgtggacacctgctcgttgaacatctcattccaaaattatgggcattaacATGGAATTGGTCACCCCTTTGCTaatataacagtctccactcttctgggaaggctttccactagatgttggaacattgctacggggacttgcttccattcagacacaagagcattagtgggcTCTCACAAGAGCCCATTAGTGGGCTCTCCTAAtagttgggcgattaggcttggctcgcagtcggtgttccaattcatttcgatggggttgaggtcagggctctgtgcaggccagtcaagttctcccacaccgatctcaacaaaccattctgtatggacctcactttgtgcattgtcatgctgaaacaggaaagggccttccccaaactgttgtcacaaagttggaagcacagcatcgtctagaatgtcattgtatgttgaatgtagcgttaagatttcccttcactggaactaaggggcctagcccgaaccatgaaaaacagccccagaccattattcctcctccaccaaactttgcagttggcactatgcattcgggcaggtagcgttctcctggcatccgtaaAATCTAGAttagtccgttggactgccagatggtgaagtgtgattcatcactccagagaacgtgtttccactgctctagagtccaatggtggcgagctttagaccactctagccaacgcttggcattgtgaatggtgatcttaggcttgtgtgcggctgctcggccatggaatgGAAAcgaatttcatgaagctcccgacaaacagatcttgtgctgacattacttccagaggcagtttcgaACTCGATAGTGAATGTTGCATCCGAGGACAGCTGATATTTGCGCGCTGCGcgtttcagcacttggcggtcccgttctgtgagattgtgtggcctaccacttcgcggctgagccgttcgCGGCtgagcacttacagttgaccggggcagctctagcagggcagaaatttgacaaactgacttgttggaaaggtggtatcctacgacggtgccacgttgaaagtcactgagctcttcagtaaggtctttctactgacaatgtttgtctatggagattgcatgtaagagagttagtgcaaaaaaaggGTAAATTCAGGTGGTCTGGGTATCCATTTGATTAACTACTTAGAAGTCTTGCttaggcttgggggtagaagctgttcagggtcctgttatTTCCAGACTTGGCAAATTGGTACCGCTtgttgtgcggtagcagagagaacagtctgttgcttaggtggctggagtctttgacaattatttgggccttcctctgataccacctggtatagaagtcctggatggcagggagctcagccccagtgatgtagtgggccATATGCGCTaacctctgtagcaccttgcggtcaaAGCAGTTggcataccaggcggtgatgcagccagtcaagatgctctcgatggtgcagctgtagaacgttttgaggatctgagggcccatgacaagTCTTTTCAAGCTCCTGAGTGGGAAGAGGCATGGTCGTGCCTTCTATACGAcggtgttggtgtgtttggaccctgATAGGtctttagtgatgtggacactgacgaacttgaagctctcaacccgctccattacagccctgtcgatgtgaatggggggaGTGCTTGCccttccgtttcctgtagtccatgatcagctccgttgtcttactgacgttgagggagaggttgttgtcctggcaccacactgataTACCGCTCACACAACATTTAGAGTAAGTTTGGGCTGAGGACTTAATAACCTGAAGAGCAGTTAAAGCTGCTGAGATATCATCAAATTGCTGTGCAATGAGCCATTTGTTTCCCTCGCTGTGCTGTGAAGCACCCAATCAATACACCACTTAAGTCCAGGAAAAAATAAGATGGGAGGAGCCATCTTACTTCACAGACACTGCATTTTGTTAGAGTGTAACATCTTACGTTAATTCAATAGTCTTGTTAAGCAGTTATATCTCACTAATTCTTAAGACCAAATAGACCATTACTATATTTCTATGGATGTTATGTAGACTTTCACCTGTTTTACTTCTTGTCAGTCCTTTTTTCTATGGCACATTAATCAATTTTTAACAGTCTGCTTGAACAATATACTTCCTATAACCATCCCCCCAACACAAAGACACACTCTCAGCTTCTCTATCGCTACTACTGCAGTGAGAGAGGAGAAAGCATAGACACATTCACAAAATACATACTGTACCACTACCCTATACAGCTAGATTTGAAATGTGAGGAGTTACTGCCCCCTGGTGGCAGATTTTATGTTTTATCCTTGGATGCGATGGGACCCagtatttgtctgtctgtctaccagaACCGGATGCATGAGAGCATGAAGCTGTTTGACTCCATCTGCAACAACAAGTGGTTCACAGAGACCtccatcatcctcttcctcaacAAGAAGGATCTGTTTGAGGAGAAGATTACAGGCAGCCCCCTGGCTATCTGCTACCCCGAGTACACAGGTAGAGAATCCTACCAATGTGtcccccactgggcacagacatcaattcaacgtctattccacgttggttcaacgtcatttcattgaaatgatgtggaaacaatgttgattcaacaagtgtgtgcccagtgggtctgTAGCACTGCGACATACAGCGGATTGCACTGCGCTCTGACAGAGAAATCATATAGTTGTGATTGTTGAGGCTGTAGCTATTTCAGCAGCAGTAGTAGCTCTAGCAGAATATTGGGGGATATTGAGCATGCCAGTGATGGTTTCCAAGAGATGTCAAGTTATAGTTCATCAATAGTGTTTTATCGTGGAATCAATCAGTAATGTCTGGCATCTCATCACATGCTATAATGCTTCATTTATGTTGACTATGTTCACCCCTTGCTACTCAGGAGCCAACAAATACGACGAGGCAGCGAGTTACATCCAGACTAAGTTTGAGGACCTGAACAAGAAGAAGGACACGAAGGAGATCTACACCCACTTCACCTGTGCCACCGACACCAAGAACGTCCAGTTTGTCTTTGACGCTGTCACCGACGTCATCATTAAGAACAACCTGAAGGACTGTGGTCTCTTCTAAAGGCAGGGCCAGGGGAGGCAGGCCAGAAGAGGAGCTAAGGTGAGGACAAAGATTAGGGGAAAACCAAACAGCAAATCCAATGCTGATGATATAGCCCATTATCTCTTTTGGGGACTAGATGACCATGTTAAAATGGACTAAATAGTCAGTATGGTGATaactagggccctgtgttttgcgCAATCATGTGTCATAGCAAAATCTTATCCTGTATTTTAAGCCTTATCCGTACATTAGCATTACACCAAAAATGAACGCAACTTTCTAAGGATGGTGCTGGACTGTTTGCTGAAAAatctttaaataaaggttacaatcCAGGCATGTCACATGACTGCACAAAACACAGGCCCCAAGTCATAACTgagaacatacagttgaagtcggaagtttacatacccttaggttggagtcattaaaactcgttcttcaaccgctccacaaatttcttgataacaaactatagttttggcaagtcggttaggacatctactttgtgcatgacacaagtaatatttccatcaattgtttacagacagattatttcacttataattcactgtatcacaattccagtgggtcagaagtttacatacagtaagttgactgtgcctttaaacagcttggacaattccagaaaattatgtcgtggctttagaagcttctgataggctaattgacataatttgagtcaattggaggtgtacctgtgaatgtaattcaaggccgaccttcaaactcagtgcttctttgcttgacatcatgggaaaatcaaaagaaatcagccaagacccaaaaaagccagactacggtttgcaactgcacatggggacaaagatcgtactttttggagaaatgttctctggtctgatgaaacaaaaatagaactgtttggccataatgaccattgttttgtttggaggaaaaagggggatgcttgcaagccgaagaacaccatcccaaccatgaagcccgggggtggcagcatcatgttgtgggggtgctttgctgcaggagggactggtgcacttcacaaaatagatggcatcatgaggaagcaaaattatgtggatatattgaagcaatatcttaagacatcagtcaggaagttaaagcttggtagcaaatgggtcttccaaatggacaatgaccccaagcttacttccaaagttgtggcaaaatggctcaaaggacaacaaagtcaaggtattggagtggccatcacaaagccctgacctcaatcctatagaaaatgtgtggacagaactaaaaaagcgtgtgcgagcaaggaggccttcaaacttgactcagttacaccagctctgtcaggtggaatgggccaaaatgcacccaacttattgtgggaagcttgtggaaggctacctgaaacgtttgacccaagttaaacaatttaaaggcaatgctaccaaatattaattgagtgtatgtaaacttctgacccactgggaatgtaatgaaagaaataaaagctgaaataaatcattctctctactattattctgacatttcacattcttcaaataaagtgttgatcctaactgacctaagacagggaatatttactaggattaagggtcaggaattgtgaagaactgagtttaaatgtatttggctatggggtatgtaaacttccgacttcaactgtacatgatgTATGATTTGTTTTTTGATGGTTAAATTGACTCTGCAGTACATCATAGACAGACCCCCTGCATGTCTTACATGTAAAACGTTTCCCTTTCTCATTACCATACATACACAAACTTCACATCTCATATTTAATACACATTTGCTCAGCCATGTCTGGGCTAGCTGACTCTTTGCTCAGCCATGTCTGGGCTAGCTGACTCTTCATGCCTCTCTTCGCCAGGAGTGCTTGTACATTGAGTCTGCTGCCTGGGGGATAGAGTGGACAGACACACCACCGTCACAGACAGACTGTACCGGCCCTGACAACTTCTGCGTTTCTATATGGAAACAAACATAACAAACTGAGAAGTTGGGAGAAAAAGCCTTGCAGATTTATTCCAATGATCACTTATTCTCAACTGtcatgtcctcctctccctcttgtgtatgtttgtttattttcgTTGTATGTTAGATATTTAATTTGATAGGTTTTTTTCTGCCAAATCTGAATTTGATCTCAGATGTATTCTTTTTTTGCttctttctttgttgttttaTAAGTATTATCCGATGTTAGAAAAATAGAGAAAACAACTTTGACATACTTTACATTCACTTTACTTTAACAGATGTCGGCATTTTATGACACTTTCAATTGCATAAAGCTTTTTTTAAGGGAAACAAGTATGGAGAGAGAACATGAATTGAGAGGAACACGTTTTTGCTAATATTTACATAACATACCAACGTTGTATGCTGTATCATATCACTTATCATTACACATGACTGTCCGTAGATGATCATAGCTGTACTTCTTTAATCGTCACAATGTAACATTCCTTcgaaaataattacaaaaaagaaagaaaaaagtatCAATTTTAAGATTAAAACCTGCAAGATTTTTTGAAACAATATTGAATACGTATGTTCCTAACATTAGCATATTTAGTTTTCATCCCATGTCTTTTGCAGTATGTTTGTGCCTTGATGTATGTTTACACCTGTGACATCTAGAGACTTGCTTTCTCCATAGTGTGAATTAGGGCTATTTCTACTCCCATACTATTCACACGACTGATAAAGAGGTAACATAATATATCACAATGATGAGAAAGAAATGAACAATGATAGTGTTTTGGCAAATATTTAAAATGCTTTAAAAGTCCTACTATTGTTTCATTTAAATAAAGTTTGGATCACCTCACTTACCATTCTCCTGGTGTGTCTCTAGAATAATTTGACCTATCTACAGATTCCACTGTAAGAATGCCATTTTGAACATGGCATAGCAATGCTAATCACATTTAAATAGGGTCTTAAAGGTAAGTAGAACATCCCCATAAGGTAAACATGGCACATCCAACCTAATGTACACAAATGTAAATGACAATGTATCAACAGTGCCAACAATGCTTCATCACCCAATTACATGGAGTATTCATATACATGAGGAACAGACAATGGAGGGTGATGGGGGGCTTGTACATTCAAATGTCCAGCTATGTAAATGATCTGCCTAAGGCTATACAGACTGTGATGTGCAGTCTTGCTCATTCCAATAAATTGATTAGGGACAATGTAACAGTCCAGCTCCAGTATTTGCACTGTAAAACGTCCATTAAGTAAAGAATGCAGCGAATGGTGTAGGCATTGGGACAATGGACTCCCAACAGCCCAGAGTACCAGGTGCTCAGGTAAATCAGGGAGTAAAATAGGATGGGGGTAGTTTGAGTGTTCAAGCTGTGTGCCGTTCCATGGTTCCAGAACAATCCGTCAGGTGGTGCTACACGCCTCTATgtgcatcaaatcaaatgtagccTAACTGCATCCACACGAGAAGAGCCCTTTATTCCCTGTGTTGGAAATAAAGGTTTCTCTTATTATTTCTCTATAGTGAAATGCAACTGATTACATAAACTAGGTAGGTCTATACCTTTTTCAACAAAGCATCATGCGCGTTTTGCGGCAACTTTGAACTAAACGTTGCACATAGGTGAAGAAGCCTAAATCCAAAACTGTCTGTTGGCCTACGTAGGCTAACAGCCCATGATAATAGAGAAAACATCAAACAATATAGTTAGGTAATATAGTTCGGTAAACTGTGATAATTAGTCTATGTTGTAGGCTAAACCTTGTCCCTAATTGTGTCTTTCGGTTGCAGTGCGTCTGTGTGCGCCTGAGTGTGCTGATGTGTGCCAGGCTCAGAAAGAAGATTGATGGGCTATGTGTCTCTTTGCCCAGTCTGAgacaaataataaaaaaacatcGTCTCGTCCATGATTGACACATGACTGAAATCCCACCAGTGTAGTCCTGGCAATTGTTTTAATTCCGCGCATAATACAGCAGAACTTCTCAGGTGAGGGAGATGTTTTGACGCGGTGTTTAGGTGTTGGGTCGTATTTCAGGCGCGTTGCTATTGGCGCATTCTGTGATGCGCGCCGTTGACTGGCTGCGTGGAAAGAGACTGCGCTCACAAAGTACACAGCCGGCCCTACAACCACATGCACTCTTCTGTCTGAGGGGCGTTGAGTGGACATCGGACCTACTGAGAAAGTTGCAACCGCTTTGGATTAATTGTTCTATCAGAGGAGTCAATTATTCACCGATGTAAGTAGCCTGATTTAGAGAAATGCATCCTATAGGCTTGGCAACTTTTGCGCTAGAGAACATCATTTTGTATGCTGAATAATTCTTGTCTTTTTGCAGAATAAAGTAATCCATTTGGAATTCATACAATCAGACACGACAAGAGCAATGGTAAGTTTATTTTGTAACATTTCCAGATTTTTATTTGTAGATgattgtatgtgttattttgtgTGAAGTGCCTATACATTTCTTCCTAACAGTTGTACAGAAAAGTCGGGGAGGTTATTATAGTGAGCGGCTGAATGTTGTGGTAAATTAAACCAAATGGTCGGCGCTTATAACTTTACGACCCTCCCGTGACAGTTAGACAATACAGAGCAGCTGAGAATAATTGTAGGGTATAGACTACAATTTGTTGGAAAGATTACAAACTCAAATTATTCAATTTGAACTTTAAGGCCTAAATCCATTTTCTTAACAAACTTTTCTTGAGAAATACTGTCTTGTTTATTGCTTACTTTTTCCATAGGCTACTTAGTCATTTCTGGCAGATGCAGTTGCAAATGTCTGGaaataagaatatattttcgCTGGTTACTTACAATAGACATATTCATTGGTGCGTTATATATGTGTTATTGACGATTAATCAAGGATCAATAATGTCATAGACATGTCATTATCATTTCTGTACATGCCTCCCTCCATCATATGTGTGGAGTCCTTCCTTCTGAGTCTTTCCTGTAGCACAGATATggccttttttaaatgtattttttatttatttcacctttctttaaccaggtaggctagttgagaacaagttctcatttgcaatgcGACCTGGcctagataaagcaaagcagttcgacacatacaacaacacagagttacacatggaataaacaaacaaacatacagtcaataatacagtagaaaaagtctatatacagtgtgtgcaaatgaggtaagataagggaggtatggcaataaataggccatggtggcgaagtaattacaatatagcaattaaacactggagtgatagatttgcaaaatattaatttccaagtagagatactggggtgcaaaggagcaagataaataaataaattcagtgtggggatgaggtagttggatgggctatgtacaggtgcagtgatctgtaagctgctctgacagctggtgcttaaagttagtgagggagatatgagctgagataaggcggggctttacctagcagaaacttgtagatgacctggagccagtgggtttggcgatgagtatgaagcgagggccagccaacgagagcgtataggtcgcagtggtgggtagtatatggggcttggcGACAAAAtggatggtactgtgatagactgcatccagtttgttgagtagagtgttggaggctattttgtaaatgacatcgccgtaatcgaggatcggtaggatgttccgttttacgagggtatgtttggcagcatgagtgaaggatgctttgttgcgaaataggaagccgattctagatttaattttgaattggagatgcttaatgtgagtctggaaggagagtttacagtaacCAGACACCtcggtatttgtagttgtccacatattctaaatcagagccgtccagagtagtgatgctgaacgggcaggcaggtgcgggcagcgatcggttgaagagcatgcatttagttttacttgcaattaagagcagttggaggccacggaagaagagttgtatggcattgaagctcgtctggaggttagttaacacagtgtccaaagaagggccagaagtatacagaatggtgtcgtctgcgtagaggtggatcagagaatcaccagcagcaagagcgacatcattgatgtatacagagaagagagtcggcccgagaattgaaccctgtggcacccccatagagactgccagaggtccggacaacaggcactCCGATTTGGCCTTGGAGCATTATCTCTTACCTTAACCAATGACTAACTGGTGCTCTCTACCGGCGTTTAATTACACCACAGTAATGGAAAACTGCTTTTCGACTATAAACACGTGTGTTACACTATACACTTTAATGTTATGCTAGGGAAATTGGGTTTCCATATCTAGGGCTGACAGTGGGGACTTGtgaagagcagaatcaacaacctctgcatcatcaaaacagttgctttgtgagaaggtgttgAAGTTTATAGTGAACCATTGTTAGGTAAATGAAAGCTTAAAAGTACCGGTGGCCTGGCTTTGGTCCCAAGTTAGAGCGGGTCCACCAGAGCCATGAGACACGtgtagatggaaacagaaaagtctgagccttttggGTAAAAAAACGATGTAAATCCTGTATGGAAATGTGCAACATATTTATGTGCCTCTTTCAGATCCTCTCCGAGATTCGATTTAGGGCACAATTTCTATCACCCGAGCCTTTCGGGGGATTCTATTGAGCTGGATGAGTCAGACCTCCACACTACTGTGAAGGACAATGCACATGGTAGACCTTTCAGTGTTTAATGCGCCTCCAAGGACCTGTCTCACTCTGTCAACCAGAGCTTTCTTCTACAGCCAAATGGTTAAGTTCCCACAGCTGTGATAACATCAGGGCATCGTCTCTGCTGATTTGGTCTCCTCACTGTGCCTCCAAACAGCACTCTGGCCTAAGACGGATGAGGGTTGGGAGGTAGCAAACACAAGCATGCTACACAAGCATGCTACAAAACATGGAAAAACCTTGGAGGATTATTACAAATGAAAGTTTAACAAATGACATCATTCTAAAGCTGTTGTTTTTGGTGATTTGTAGTACAGGgggaaatgtttttttaaacGAGAAATGCCCTGTGCATACAGTAGCCTGTGTTCTGTCCGCTACAACACCCGAGTGAATGGGATTGATCTTGAAGTGTTGCCTTGTCACCTTTTAACCTTGATGTGATAAGATGGATTCAGTGGTGGTTCCCAAACCATCTGGTTGTTAAGACATCCTGAGAATACTGTTGTAATGTAACTGAATGCTATGGGAATTTGTGTCATTCAGACTGTGCCATTCAGACTTCTATATTTCAGATGATTTGGTGATGCCTTTGATGTGATTCATACATGGGGTTTCTCACTCCCATTGTGTAATTCCAGAACGGTGATGTCATTTCCTGCGGGACAATATGGGCTAATCCCGAAGGCATCCTGTGATTCTTGTGTGTAGTAAAGGATGTGTAATACTGAGCGCCTCTAAAATGTATCAGTCTCTAGATTGTCCAACCGAAAGAGGCAGCGAGTGTTTCCCTGTACATCCTGTTCCCACAAGCCATATTCTAATAAACTCAGAGCATGCCGCTGAGAAGCTTCTCCATAAAGCTGCTCTGAGGTTTGGGTGGAATGTCTGACTTGATATGTGGTGGTGGTACGGCTGCAGAGTGTGATCTCAGCTGATTAGAATCTTGGTGCAGTGCTGGGTAGAAGCACAGGAAACTACTTAAGCTTTTGGACCAGTATGGCATAGTTCTAATAAGAACTTGGATGGGGGGTGGACTAACCTTGACATTCAGTTAAAGTGAACTGTAAATTTGTTTCTGTAAAAGTGCTCTGTTACACATTTTGTTCTGAAATGTTCTTAAACCATGTATGGAGGAGTCAGTGTTCAGTCTGTCAGTAACCAACCTGTTATAtctttctccctgtctttctAGCTGTGTCTGCGGGACTCTGGAGACTGTCTGGTGGACCAGATGCAGTACATGATGAGGTCCTTGCAGGATCTGAAACACATGAAAAGGCCGCTCAGCGAGCCCTCCGGCCGTTCCTACGCCATGACGCGCGTTTGCCAGCAGGGAACGCAGCAGCGGGAGCGCCTGACATGCCTCCGTAGACCCATCTCTGAGGCCAGCGAGGCCAGCACCTATGACTCAGCTTGCTGCCTGGCCAGCCCcgtggaggaggaagaagaggtggaggaggaagtgCAGGAGCGGCTAATGCAGAGCTCCCCTAGCAGTGAGAAGAGTCTGGAGTTTGACTCAGGCTACTCAGAGGCGTCCTGGCACGATGAGGGCGTGGTGCTCAGGAGGACCAGGAACGTACGGGTGTCTAACTCTGCCTGTCTCCGAACCAACCGGGGAGTGGGCTCTGCCGACCGGATCCGGCCCAAGTCCACGTCGGACGCTTGTCTGGAGCGCTGGACGTCATTTGAGGCAAGCAGCGACCCAGAGGACTGGACCACGTCACTGCTGAGCCGCAGCAGGAACAGACAGCCCTTGGTGCTGGGGGACAACAGCTTCG belongs to Salvelinus namaycush isolate Seneca chromosome 20, SaNama_1.0, whole genome shotgun sequence and includes:
- the LOC120065675 gene encoding PAK4-inhibitor inka2-like encodes the protein MLCLRDSGDCLVDQMQYMMRSLQDLKHMKRPLSEPSGRSYAMTRVCQQGTQQRERLTCLRRPISEASEASTYDSACCLASPVEEEEEVEEEVQERLMQSSPSSEKSLEFDSGYSEASWHDEGVVLRRTRNVRVSNSACLRTNRGVGSADRIRPKSTSDACLERWTSFEASSDPEDWTTSLLSRSRNRQPLVLGDNSFADLIKNWMDLPECPEPAELKPHAGRRLAKDLLVNMRRKLAGMSKSVEMRARPADSTRVSRAAAAPKRMSCPVGFQPRKPFFHQSHTGLHELRTDLYQFNALMKTGSRQPIICNDIIGYI